The Sorangiineae bacterium MSr11954 DNA segment TTGGCGAGCATCGCCTTTTGGCGCTCGAACTGGCTCTCCGCTTGGGCGTCGAGGACCGCGCGCTGCTTGACGTAAAACTCGTAGTCGCCGGAGAACATGGTGAGCTCGCCGCCGTCGATCTCGGCGATCTTCGTGACGATGCGGTTCATGAACTCGCGATCGTGCGACGTGAGCATCAGCGCGCCGTCGTAGTTCTTCAAGAACTGCTCGAGCCAGAGGATCGACTCGATGTCGAGGTGGTTGGTCGGCTCGTCGAGCAGCATGGCGTCGGGGCGCATCAAGAGGATGCGCGCGAGCGCGACCCGCATCTTCCAGCCGCCCGAGAGGGTGCCCACGTCGGCGTCCATCACCTCTTGGGCGAAGCCGAGGCCCGCCAGGATCTCGCGGGCGCGCGCGTCGAGGGCGTAGCCGCCCAGCTCTTCGAAGCGGGCTTGCACCTCGCCGAATTCTTCGATGAGGCGCTCCATATCGTCGGCGTGCGCGGGATCGCCCAGTTTGTGCTCGAGATCGCGCAGCTTGGAGGCGACCTCCGAGATGGGGCCGGCGCCGTCGAGGGTGGCCCCGACCACCGTGGTGCCCTTCATCTCGCCGACGTCTTGGCCGAAGTGGCCAATCGTGATGTTCCGCTCGACGGCCACCTGGCCCGAGTCCGGATCTTCCTGCTTCAGGATCAGCCGGAAAATCGTGGATTTTCCGCATCCATTGGGGCCGATGAGGCCGACTTTGTCGCCGCGGAAGAGGGCGAAGGAGGCGTCGACGAACAGAATTTGTCCGGCGTATTGTTTCGAAATGGAATCGAGGCGGATCACGCGCCTCTCTCTAGCCTAAGCACGAGAAAGGAGCACGCGCCGCCTCGAATAGGACGCTCACAAATCGCGCGCGGCGATGTCGGAATCGGGATCGGGCTCCGCCTGGGAGGACCATTCATCGCGCGCGCACGCGTACGTGGCCCGCGCGACCTGCTCGAACTCCGCCTGGCTTAGCCCCTCGAGCGAGTGGCGCCGCAGCTCCGCGGAGATGTGTGCACGCGCCCGTGCACGCGCTTCGGTGAGGGTTCCGGGCCAACCTCCGACCACACGGCGACCGTCGGCGCGCAAGGTTTCGCGCCAGGTTCGCACCCACTGCTTCCCCACGGCTGCCGTGCCTTCCTCGATGACACGACGGCGAGCGTCGGTCCCGACGTCCTGGGGTTCGGATCCTTCTTGAGCCTGCTGCCGTTGAAGCGCGCTCACCAGCGGTTGCGCCGGTCGGAGCCACCGCCGTTGCGCCCACCGCGGTCGCCACGATCACCGCCACGGCCACCACCACCACCGCCGTAGCCGCCACCGCCACCACCACCACCATAACCGCCGCCCCCGCCACCACTGCGGGCCGGACGCTCCTCTGCCTCGTTCACGCGAAGCGCGCGGCCTTCGACGTTGCGGCCGTTGACAGCCTTGATGGCCTTGTCGGCCTCGGCAGCCGAACCCATGGTGACGAAACCAAACCCTCGTGACTGCCCTGTCACTCGATCCGTAACGATGTGAACATCCGTCACCTCACCGATCTCGGCGAAAATCGCCCGCACAGAGTCGGCGGTCGAGTGAAACGACAGATTCCCAACGTAGAGACGATTCCCCATGATCCTTCTTCTCGCTTACGGCTCGTGTACCAGGGGCGCCCTAAAGAAAGAGGCGCATTCGAAGTGACCTACCATCCAATTGAGCCGCAGAGTCGGAAGGAGAGGGCGCGGCGGGTCTCGCCACCTCCGATCGTCTGACGTCACGAATCCCTCGAGAAAAATGCGAAGAGAGCGTGGTGCCGGGCGTCGTGAGTTACGGAGAGGTTACCTGAAAGCCCAGACGATGCAAGCTTGCACAATCTTTGCGTGCGCTACAGTTATCTTTTCTTGGGGTTGTGTGTCCAAATGGGCGACCAGGCCACTTCGAGTCCACCTGGCGTGAATGGCGCCGAGGTCGAACCGAAAGAGCGGGTTGGGCCGCGTGCGTAATCTGTAACCTGCACGTTTCCCAAAAGGGCCGATGATGGCGCGAAGACGTTTCGCGCGCGCCGCGGCGGGGACACTTGGCACCGCCAAATTCTCCGGCAACGAGCGCCCAGGAGGTGCTCGCCGAAGGAAGCTGGAGGCAGCCATGTCGGTGAAGACGACCCGCATTGCTCATTTGTCGGACTTGCACTTGCTCGAACCGAACCCGGACGGGAGCCGGAGCTACGGATTCGACGTGCGCTTCGTGAGCCTCGGACGAAAACTCGACGCGCGCGAGCGCATGCGCAAGGTGACGCGTGCCCTCGAAGCGGCGCAGCGCGCGGGGGTCGACCATGTCGTGGTCTCCGGCGATCTGACGGAGACGGGCACCGCGCGGCAGTTCGAAGCCGTGGCCGAAGTGTTCCACGACTCGCGCATCCCGCCGTCGCAGGTGACGATGGTGCCCGGCAACCACGATGCGTACACGGCCCCCCGCGCTTGGCGGGAGGCGCTCGACGGTCCGCTCCGCGCATACGCCGAAACGTCGGCCCACGGGCCGGGGGCTGTGGTCGAGCGCCCGGGGTTTTGCATTCTGCCCATCGACGTGGCCTGTCATCAGCCGGTGACTCGCTCGTCGGGCGAGCTCTCGATGCTCGAGGCCGACGCGCTCGAGCGGCGGCTCCGCGATCCCGCGTTCTCGCGCAAGGCGGTGGTGGTGGTGCAGCATCATCCGCCGAACCCGCACCGGGTGCCGGCGTGGCAGTGGATCGATGGGCTGCGCGGCTGGGCGCGCATGATGAAGCTGCTCGAGCAGAACCCCGAGGTGCAGGTGCTCCACGGGCATTTGCACTACGCCGTGAACCGGATGGTGGTGAACGGTCGGGACCGCATTTTTGGTGCGCCGGCGGTCGTTTCGGACAAGGATGATGCGGTTCGTGTGCGCCTGTACGAGGTGCGCGATGGGGTGCTGGAGAGCGCGGGGTTGATCGCGGCTTAGGCTCTTCGGCCGTGCCGGGTGCGAGGGGCGCGCAGCCGCCATTTTCGGCAATTCGTGATGAGGTCCGAAAATGGCCAGACTTGGTGGTGCGGTGGCGCTACGTAGAGGGGCGTGGATGCGGAGACATTTTATCGGGCGCTGAGCGCGCGGGACGCGCGGTTCGACGGTTCGTTCTTCGTCGGCGTGACGACGACGGGGATTTATTGCCGGCCCATCTGCCCGGCGAGGACGCCGGCGCGTGAGCGGTGCGTCTTTTTTCAGCGGGCCACCGAGGCCGAGCGCGACGGGTTTCGCGCGTGCTTTCGCTGCAGGCCCGAGCTCGCGCCGGGCGGCGCGCACGTGGACGCGCTGCCGTCGCTGGTGAAGGCGGCGCTCGCGCGCATCGATCGGGGTTACCTCAACGAGCACTCGGTGGACGAGCTGGCGTCGGAGCTGGGGGTGACCACCCGGCATTTGCGGCGCGCCACCGAGGCGGAGCTCGGTGTCTCGCCGGTGGAGCTCGCGCAGTCGCGGCGCCTCTCGCTCGCCAAGCAGCTCCTTCAAGATACGCAGCTGTCGCTCACCGACATCGCTTTTGCGAGCGGGTTCTCCAGCGTGCGCCGCTACAACGCGCTCTTCTCCGCGCGGTTCGGGCGACCGCCTTCGGCCATCCGGCGCGGGCATGGAGCGCCTTCCAGCGCGCGCGCATCGGCCCGCGCTGCGCGCCAGCAAGGCGGTGGGGACGGTGCGAACGGCGGCGGCGAGGGGAGCGAGGGCGCGACCATCCCGCTCCGGCTCGATTATCGGCCGCCGTTCGATTGGGCCACCTTGCTGAAATTTCTCGGCGATCGCGCGATCCCAGGGGTCGAATCGGTGACCGACGGCGTCTACCGCCGCACCGTGCGCATCGGCGAGAGCTCCGGCGTCGTCTCGGTCGAGCACGATCCGCATCGCGGTGCGCTCTGGGCGCACGCTTCGGTGTCGCTCTCGGGGGTGCTCATGCCGCTCCGCGCGCGGCTGCGCGATCTCTTCGATCTGGACGCGCACCCGCGCGCCATCGTGGAGCACTTGGGGAGCGATCCCTTGCTCGGCCCCTTGGTCGCGGCGCGGCCGGGGCTTCGCGTGCCGGGGGCCTTCGACCGGTTCGAGACGGGCGTGCGCGCGATCGCCGGGCAGATGGTCTCCGTTCGCGCGGCCACCACCTTGGCCGGTCGCATCGCGCGCGCCTTCGGCGATCCGCTGGGCGAGCGCGAGGGCGAAGGCGACCGCCTCTTTCCCACGGCGGGCGTTCTGGCCGCTGCCTCCATCGACCAAGTGGCCTCCCTGGGCTTTCCCCGGGCGCGCGCGCTGGCGCTCATCGGCCTGGCGCGCGCGGTGGCCGACGGCGCGCTGGTGCTCGACGACGACGCGGGCACCTACGAGTCGAAGATCGAGGCGTTCAAAGCGCTGCCCGGCTTTGGCGAGTGGACGGCGCAATACATGGCGATGCGCGTCCTCGGGTGGCCCGACGCGTTCCCCGCCTCGGATCTGGGCGTGCGCAAGGCGCTGGGCATGGCGCCGGCCAGCGCGGTGCTGACCATGGCCGAACCCTGGCGCCCGTGGCGGGCGTACGCGGCCATGCATTTGTGGACGTCGCTGGCGCAAGGCGGCTGAGAGCGAGAACGAACCATGGGCACGCGATACCATCGAGATTTGAAGGCGCCGTTCGGCACCATCCGCATCGTCGCCGAGAGCGGGGCCATCGTGGCCCTCCACTTCGAGGACAACTGGCACCTTTGTAAATCGGAGCCTCTCGGCAAATCGGAGCGCACCGGCAAATCGGAGTCCACGGGAGCGCAGGGGCTCATCGACCGCGCCATCGTGCAGCTCGAGGAGTACTTCGTGGGGGCGCGCCAGGAGTTCGATATCCCCGTTCGCCCCAGCGGCACCGATTTCCAACGCGCCGTTTACCGCGCCTTGCTCGATATCCGATTTGGCGAGACGCGCTCGTACTCCGATGTGGCGCGCGCGGTGGGCCGGCCCGACGCGGTTCGCGCGGTGGGCGCGGCCAACGGGCAAAACCCCATTTCCATCATCGTCCCGTGCCACCGCGTCATCGGCAAAAATGGGAGCCTGACCGGCTACGGCGGCGGCATCGAGACCAAGCGGTGGTTGCTCGATCTCGAAAAGCCGCAGCTGTTCCCAATGGCAGGCCGGGCCGCGTCTTCCGTGACACGACCCGCCATGACGCGGGGCTGACGTCAGCGCGCCTGCCGCACCTCGCGGAGGAGCTCCTCGCGGAAGAACGTGGACGGCACGAACCCCTGGCGCATGAACGCCGCGTGGAAGCGGTGGAGATCGGCGGGGGTCTTCACCCCGGCCTCCTGGCGCATGGCCAGGATGATGTCCTTGCCCACGCGGTACGTGATGGCTTGCGTCGGATCGCGCGCGTAGCGGAGCGCGCCGTGCTCGGCGCGCGTGCAGCTCGAACGCTTGTCGGCGTTGGTCCGGGCCTTGGCGTCGCGGCAGGAGCCCGGGAGGAAGTCGGGCACGCTCGAGAGCAGATCGACCACCGCATCGAACGACAGGCGGCCGATGTGCATGCCCGTATCGACCCTCACGCGCAGATCGCGGTAGTAGCCCGCGCGCAGCGCGTAGAGGTGCTCCTCCGGCGTGAACAGGCCGTGGGGCGAGTCGGCCGTGGGCTCCGCGACCAGGTACTCGGAGTAGAGCCCCCAGCCCTCGGCCGCCAGCGAATCGAGCCACATCGAGGATGAGTCTTCGACCGCGCCCGGCGTGAGCCAGCGCACCAGGCCGACTTCGGCTTTGTTGGCCGCCACCGATTTGAAGTGCCAATCGTGGCCGGGAAAGGCTTCGTGCGCGCACAAATCGGCCAGCTGGTGCACGTTGGGGCCCTTGGAGCCCGGCTCGATGGGCGACACGTAGAAGCGCCCGGTCCCCGTCTTCTTGAACGGCGGCGCCGGATAGTACGCGGCCCCCGTGATGGTGCCTCGAAGGGGCTCGGGGGTCTCCATGATATCGATGCGGTAATCGGCGGGGACGTCGAAGAGCCCATTCTTCCGCGCGCCGTCGATCATCCGGAAGCACGTCTCGCGGTAGCCTTTGAGCATGGCCTCGTTCGAGGTGATCGTCTCCTTGGAGAGGTGATCGAAGACCGTGCGCACGGCGGTGTCGTCGTCTTTGGGGAGCGCGAGGCCGCGGCGGCCCCCGATTTCGCGCGCGAGCTTGACGATCTTCTCGCGGGTGGCGAGGAGGATGGGCCACGACTCGTCGAAGAGGCGCGCCGCGTTGGTGTTCAGGCGCAGGTTGTTCTTGAGCGCCCAATCGTACTCGACCGCGCCCATGGCGAACTTGTCCCCCGCGAAGCGCGCCTTGATCCCCTTTGCGCCCTTCTTCGGATCGTCGAAGAACGTGGCGGCGAGGTACCGATGAAAGTCGCGGTAGGCGGCGGCGGCGGCCCGCGATCCTTCGCGCACCTCGGCGAGGAGCTGGTCGCGCTCTTGGCCTTGGCCGGCGATCTGGGTGCTCGCGAGGGCCGGCAGCTGGCGCTCGAAATACTCCGCGTTGGCCTCCGAGGACGCCAAGCCGTTGACCGCGAGGACCCGCGCATCCGCGGTGCGCCCGGAGGCCACGCCGAGATCGAGGTTGGCCTGCGCCGTCTTGAAATAGGGCCCGACGCTGCGAAGGCGCGCGATCAAGCGGCGCCACTCGTCGGGGGTGCCGGTGCTCTTCGGGCCGGTCGACGTCATGCCCTGGAGGTAAAAATCCACGGCGCGAAAGGGCTCGTCCACGTACGTGTCGATCGACTGCTCTTGGTAGCGGCGCACCTGGTGCTGGTGCACGAGGAACCGAACCTGCGCGAGCGCCACG contains these protein-coding regions:
- a CDS encoding RNA-binding protein; the encoded protein is MGNRLYVGNLSFHSTADSVRAIFAEIGEVTDVHIVTDRVTGQSRGFGFVTMGSAAEADKAIKAVNGRNVEGRALRVNEAEERPARSGGGGGGYGGGGGGGGYGGGGGGRGGDRGDRGGRNGGGSDRRNRW
- a CDS encoding metallophosphoesterase codes for the protein MSVKTTRIAHLSDLHLLEPNPDGSRSYGFDVRFVSLGRKLDARERMRKVTRALEAAQRAGVDHVVVSGDLTETGTARQFEAVAEVFHDSRIPPSQVTMVPGNHDAYTAPRAWREALDGPLRAYAETSAHGPGAVVERPGFCILPIDVACHQPVTRSSGELSMLEADALERRLRDPAFSRKAVVVVQHHPPNPHRVPAWQWIDGLRGWARMMKLLEQNPEVQVLHGHLHYAVNRMVVNGRDRIFGAPAVVSDKDDAVRVRLYEVRDGVLESAGLIAA
- a CDS encoding helix-turn-helix domain-containing protein, whose amino-acid sequence is MDAETFYRALSARDARFDGSFFVGVTTTGIYCRPICPARTPARERCVFFQRATEAERDGFRACFRCRPELAPGGAHVDALPSLVKAALARIDRGYLNEHSVDELASELGVTTRHLRRATEAELGVSPVELAQSRRLSLAKQLLQDTQLSLTDIAFASGFSSVRRYNALFSARFGRPPSAIRRGHGAPSSARASARAARQQGGGDGANGGGEGSEGATIPLRLDYRPPFDWATLLKFLGDRAIPGVESVTDGVYRRTVRIGESSGVVSVEHDPHRGALWAHASVSLSGVLMPLRARLRDLFDLDAHPRAIVEHLGSDPLLGPLVAARPGLRVPGAFDRFETGVRAIAGQMVSVRAATTLAGRIARAFGDPLGEREGEGDRLFPTAGVLAAASIDQVASLGFPRARALALIGLARAVADGALVLDDDAGTYESKIEAFKALPGFGEWTAQYMAMRVLGWPDAFPASDLGVRKALGMAPASAVLTMAEPWRPWRAYAAMHLWTSLAQGG
- a CDS encoding DUF885 domain-containing protein; this encodes MKAAVPFLVPLLATLAHCAASPPATEGAKSAEPAVAATPAKPGSAAAGASSPDESFRALERRYVVEFLRRNPTVNTYLGGAGLDPSLAEADGRLRDHGARALQEEDQWLASMEKELEASSQLQSPALQIDRDVALAQVRFLVHQHQVRRYQEQSIDTYVDEPFRAVDFYLQGMTSTGPKSTGTPDEWRRLIARLRSVGPYFKTAQANLDLGVASGRTADARVLAVNGLASSEANAEYFERQLPALASTQIAGQGQERDQLLAEVREGSRAAAAAYRDFHRYLAATFFDDPKKGAKGIKARFAGDKFAMGAVEYDWALKNNLRLNTNAARLFDESWPILLATREKIVKLAREIGGRRGLALPKDDDTAVRTVFDHLSKETITSNEAMLKGYRETCFRMIDGARKNGLFDVPADYRIDIMETPEPLRGTITGAAYYPAPPFKKTGTGRFYVSPIEPGSKGPNVHQLADLCAHEAFPGHDWHFKSVAANKAEVGLVRWLTPGAVEDSSSMWLDSLAAEGWGLYSEYLVAEPTADSPHGLFTPEEHLYALRAGYYRDLRVRVDTGMHIGRLSFDAVVDLLSSVPDFLPGSCRDAKARTNADKRSSCTRAEHGALRYARDPTQAITYRVGKDIILAMRQEAGVKTPADLHRFHAAFMRQGFVPSTFFREELLREVRQAR